One genomic window of Streptomyces sp. NBC_01276 includes the following:
- a CDS encoding M36 family metallopeptidase translates to MPRRSPRGLTAAATAAVALFTLAGPASATGSAPAASLPQGRIFMVNPVQSSGDQTLVDAKDAADAVPASAYTTAALHNLDGSGGLSGKWAYVRSETGAPATVADAARYDRADDGFGQVMAYFWVNEAQEYLQGLGFGSELPGANDRAQPVRINQYGADNSFFTDKKAEIRFGKGGVDDAEDAEVIVHEYGHAVHNAQVPGFGTSPEAGAIGEAFGDYLAVEVGAHADAVRGWPSKTDPACVADWDSTSYSTAPHCLRRIDGTKVYADRVGEVHADGEIWSRALFDIRGALGSRTADRVIVNAQFGFAPGTSFQDAALTTVATAQRMYGGTAADAVRAAFKARQIPGM, encoded by the coding sequence ATGCCCCGCCGTTCCCCTCGCGGCCTGACCGCGGCGGCCACCGCCGCCGTGGCCCTGTTCACCCTGGCCGGCCCGGCCTCGGCGACCGGGTCCGCCCCCGCCGCCTCCCTGCCCCAGGGGCGCATCTTCATGGTCAACCCCGTGCAGTCCTCGGGCGATCAGACCCTCGTCGACGCCAAGGACGCCGCGGACGCCGTGCCCGCCTCGGCCTACACCACGGCCGCCCTGCACAACCTGGACGGCAGCGGCGGGCTGTCCGGGAAGTGGGCGTACGTCCGGTCGGAGACCGGCGCCCCCGCGACGGTAGCCGACGCCGCCCGGTACGACCGCGCGGACGACGGGTTCGGCCAGGTCATGGCCTACTTCTGGGTCAACGAGGCGCAGGAGTACCTGCAGGGCCTCGGCTTCGGGAGCGAGTTGCCCGGGGCCAACGACCGGGCGCAGCCGGTCCGTATCAACCAGTACGGCGCCGACAACTCCTTCTTCACGGACAAGAAGGCCGAGATCCGTTTCGGGAAGGGCGGCGTCGACGACGCCGAGGACGCCGAGGTCATAGTCCACGAGTACGGGCACGCCGTGCACAACGCACAGGTACCCGGCTTCGGCACATCCCCGGAGGCCGGCGCGATCGGCGAGGCCTTCGGCGACTACCTGGCCGTCGAGGTCGGCGCCCACGCGGACGCCGTCCGCGGCTGGCCGAGCAAGACGGACCCGGCGTGCGTCGCCGACTGGGACTCGACGTCCTACAGCACCGCCCCGCACTGCCTGCGCCGGATCGACGGGACCAAGGTCTACGCGGACAGGGTGGGCGAGGTCCACGCCGACGGTGAGATCTGGTCCCGTGCCCTCTTCGACATCCGGGGCGCCCTGGGGTCCCGCACCGCCGACCGCGTCATCGTGAACGCGCAGTTCGGCTTCGCGCCCGGCACGAGCTTCCAGGACGCGGCGCTGACGACGGTCGCGACAGCTCAGCGCATGTACGGCGGAACCGCGGCGGACGCCGTCCGCGCAGCGTTCAAGGCCCGTCAGATCCCGGGCATGTGA
- a CDS encoding APC family permease codes for MAMHTGEPTAAGQGPDQGPGQEEPPDTGAGSAAEPGDRHRLTALQGLAALSLDAMASVAYGPESIVLVLAAAGGYGLGFTLPVTLAIAALLAVLVASYRQVIAAFPDGGGSYAVARRHLGPRTSLVAAASLILDYVLNVAVSVTAGVAALTSAFPSLYGERVWLCLGVLVLVTAVNLRGVVDSAKAFLVPTAVFVGSILAMITVGLFRDGPVSTETAAGHASALGDGATTVGALLLLKAFSAGCSALTGVEAVANAVPSFRAPAARRAQRTEVALGALLGVMLIGLSILIGRFHLQPVEGVTVLAQLADASFGHNAAFYVVQFATVVLLALAANTSFGGLPVLMSLLARDNYLPHVFALKADRQVHRHGVVWLALVSAALLVFSGGDANTLVPLFAIGVFVGFTICQVGMVRHWSLERPAGRRAKAALNGFGALLTGVSAVVVTATRFTQGAWLIVVALPLIVLAFEKVHRAYGRIGERLELGRIPQPPERSRSLVVVPVSGLSLLTCRALTAARSLGDEVLAVTVTHPAPEDRRAAEALRRDWELWNPGIELVELPSPTRSLGRPVSGYVRELTERQPDTQVTVLIPETEPERLWQRMLQNQRGSLVAHAVRRDTDAVICRLRFRITAEPR; via the coding sequence ATGGCCATGCACACAGGAGAACCGACCGCTGCCGGCCAGGGACCGGACCAGGGGCCGGGCCAGGAGGAGCCCCCTGATACCGGCGCCGGGTCGGCGGCCGAGCCGGGGGACCGGCACAGGCTGACCGCGCTCCAGGGCCTCGCCGCCCTCTCCCTGGACGCCATGGCCTCCGTCGCGTACGGCCCCGAGTCGATCGTGCTCGTGCTCGCCGCGGCCGGGGGGTACGGCCTCGGCTTCACCCTCCCGGTGACCCTGGCGATCGCCGCGCTGCTGGCCGTACTGGTCGCCTCGTACCGACAGGTCATCGCAGCCTTCCCCGACGGCGGCGGCTCCTACGCGGTGGCCAGGCGGCACCTCGGCCCGCGTACGAGCCTGGTCGCCGCGGCCTCGCTGATCCTGGACTACGTCCTGAACGTCGCCGTGTCGGTCACCGCCGGTGTTGCCGCCCTGACCTCGGCCTTCCCCTCGCTGTACGGGGAACGGGTCTGGCTCTGCCTGGGCGTGCTCGTGCTGGTCACGGCCGTGAACCTGCGCGGCGTCGTCGACTCGGCCAAGGCGTTCCTCGTGCCCACGGCCGTGTTCGTCGGCTCGATCCTCGCGATGATCACGGTCGGTCTGTTCCGGGACGGACCGGTGTCCACCGAGACCGCCGCGGGGCACGCCTCCGCTCTCGGCGACGGCGCCACCACCGTCGGCGCCCTGCTCCTGCTCAAGGCCTTCTCCGCCGGCTGCTCCGCACTCACCGGTGTCGAGGCCGTCGCCAACGCCGTGCCTTCCTTCCGGGCACCGGCCGCCCGCCGGGCCCAGCGCACCGAGGTCGCCCTCGGCGCGCTCCTGGGCGTGATGCTGATCGGCCTCTCCATCCTCATCGGGCGCTTCCACCTCCAGCCGGTCGAGGGCGTCACCGTCCTCGCCCAGCTCGCGGACGCCTCCTTCGGCCACAACGCCGCCTTCTACGTCGTCCAGTTCGCCACCGTGGTGCTGCTGGCCCTCGCCGCGAACACCTCCTTCGGCGGGCTGCCCGTCCTGATGAGCCTGCTGGCCCGGGACAACTACCTCCCCCACGTGTTCGCGCTCAAGGCCGACCGGCAGGTCCACCGGCACGGCGTGGTCTGGCTGGCCCTGGTGTCCGCCGCCCTGCTGGTCTTCTCCGGCGGAGACGCCAACACCCTGGTGCCGCTCTTCGCCATCGGGGTGTTCGTCGGCTTCACCATCTGCCAGGTCGGCATGGTCCGCCACTGGTCGCTGGAACGCCCCGCCGGCCGGCGGGCGAAAGCCGCGCTGAACGGCTTCGGCGCGCTGCTCACCGGTGTGTCCGCGGTCGTGGTGACGGCCACCAGGTTCACCCAGGGGGCCTGGCTGATCGTCGTGGCCCTGCCGCTGATCGTCCTCGCCTTCGAGAAGGTGCACCGCGCCTACGGGCGGATCGGTGAACGCCTGGAGCTCGGCCGGATCCCGCAGCCCCCGGAGCGCTCCCGTTCCCTGGTCGTCGTCCCCGTGTCGGGGCTGTCCCTGCTGACCTGCCGGGCGCTGACCGCTGCCCGCTCGCTCGGCGACGAGGTCCTGGCGGTGACCGTCACCCACCCGGCGCCCGAGGACCGGCGGGCCGCCGAAGCGCTGCGCCGCGACTGGGAGCTGTGGAACCCCGGCATCGAGCTGGTCGAACTCCCCTCGCCGACCCGCTCGCTGGGCCGTCCCGTATCGGGCTACGTCCGCGAGCTGACGGAACGGCAGCCGGACACCCAGGTGACCGTCCTGATCCCGGAGACCGAGCCGGAACGCCTCTGGCAGCGGATGCTGCAGAACCAGCGTGGCTCGCTGGTCGCCCACGCGGTACGCCGGGACACCGACGCGGTGATCTGCCGGCTGAGGTTCCGCATCACCGCGGAGCCGCGCTGA
- the kdpF gene encoding K(+)-transporting ATPase subunit F produces MTVENIVGLVVAVSLLGYLVLALVYPERF; encoded by the coding sequence GTGACCGTCGAGAACATCGTCGGCCTCGTCGTGGCCGTCTCCCTGCTCGGATACCTCGTCCTCGCCCTCGTGTACCCGGAGAGGTTCTGA
- the kdpA gene encoding potassium-transporting ATPase subunit KdpA: MSPRIAGVLQLLALVAALALAYRPLGDHMAKVYSSEKHYKPEKWIYKAIGANPSAEMRWPAYLRGVLAFSAVGVLFLYVLQRLQGVLPGSLGFSAIDPDQAFNTAASFVANTNWQSYAGEQAMGHVVQTGGLAVQNFVSAAVGMAVAVALVRGFARSRTGELGNFWADLVRGTVRILLPISVIGALVLVACGAIQNFAGIHEVGQFLGGTQQWNGGAVASQEVIKELGTNGGGYFNANSAHPFENPTPFSNLFEIFLILVIPFALTRTFGRMVGNLRQGYAILATMAVIWLGFTALMMWTEFAHHGPAFEVAGGAMEGKETRFGIGGSSIFAVASTLTSTGAVNSFHSSFTGFGGGIAMLGMQLGEIAPGGVGSGLYGMLVMAIIAVFIAGLMVGRTPEYLGKKIGTREIKFAACYILITPALVLCFTAAAMALPTPGNSMANTGAHGFSEILYAYTSGANNNGSAFAGLNADTQWFNTTIGLAMLLGRFLPMVFVLALAGSLAEQNPVPETAGTLRTDKPLYAGLLVGTIVIITGLTYFPALALGPLAEGLAS, translated from the coding sequence ATGAGTCCCCGGATCGCTGGTGTCCTCCAGCTCCTCGCTCTGGTCGCCGCGCTGGCCCTGGCCTACCGTCCGCTGGGCGATCACATGGCCAAGGTCTACTCCTCCGAGAAGCACTACAAGCCGGAGAAGTGGATCTACAAGGCCATCGGCGCCAACCCCTCCGCCGAGATGCGGTGGCCCGCGTACCTGCGCGGCGTCCTCGCCTTCTCGGCCGTGGGCGTCCTGTTCCTCTACGTCCTGCAGCGCCTGCAGGGCGTCCTGCCCGGCTCGCTCGGCTTCTCCGCGATCGACCCCGACCAGGCCTTCAACACCGCCGCGTCCTTCGTGGCGAACACGAACTGGCAGTCGTACGCCGGTGAGCAGGCGATGGGCCACGTCGTGCAGACCGGCGGCCTCGCCGTACAGAACTTCGTCTCGGCCGCGGTCGGCATGGCCGTGGCGGTGGCCCTGGTACGGGGCTTCGCGCGCTCCCGCACCGGTGAACTCGGCAACTTCTGGGCCGACCTGGTCCGGGGCACCGTCCGGATCCTGCTGCCGATCTCGGTGATCGGCGCGCTGGTCCTGGTCGCGTGCGGCGCGATCCAGAACTTCGCCGGCATCCACGAGGTCGGCCAGTTCCTGGGCGGTACGCAGCAGTGGAACGGCGGGGCGGTGGCCTCCCAGGAGGTCATCAAGGAGCTGGGCACGAACGGCGGCGGCTACTTCAACGCCAACTCCGCCCACCCCTTCGAGAACCCGACTCCGTTCTCCAACCTCTTCGAGATCTTCCTGATCCTCGTCATCCCGTTCGCGCTCACCCGCACGTTCGGCCGGATGGTCGGCAACCTGCGCCAGGGCTACGCGATCCTGGCGACGATGGCCGTCATCTGGCTCGGCTTCACGGCCCTGATGATGTGGACCGAATTCGCCCACCACGGACCGGCGTTCGAGGTCGCGGGCGGGGCGATGGAAGGCAAGGAGACCCGGTTCGGGATCGGCGGCTCGTCGATCTTCGCGGTGGCCAGCACCCTCACGTCCACGGGTGCCGTCAACTCTTTCCACTCCTCCTTCACCGGCTTCGGCGGCGGCATCGCGATGCTCGGCATGCAGCTCGGCGAGATCGCCCCCGGCGGTGTCGGCTCCGGTCTCTACGGCATGCTGGTCATGGCGATCATCGCGGTGTTCATCGCCGGCCTCATGGTCGGCCGCACCCCGGAGTACCTGGGCAAGAAGATCGGCACCCGCGAGATCAAGTTCGCGGCCTGCTACATCCTCATCACCCCGGCGCTGGTGCTGTGCTTCACCGCCGCGGCGATGGCCCTGCCCACCCCGGGCAACTCCATGGCCAACACGGGTGCCCACGGGTTCTCCGAGATCCTCTACGCCTACACCTCGGGCGCCAACAACAACGGCTCCGCCTTCGCAGGCCTGAACGCCGACACGCAGTGGTTCAACACCACCATCGGCCTCGCCATGCTGCTGGGCCGGTTCCTGCCCATGGTCTTCGTCCTCGCGCTGGCCGGCTCGCTCGCCGAACAGAATCCCGTCCCCGAGACGGCGGGAACCCTGCGCACGGACAAGCCCCTCTACGCCGGCCTGCTCGTCGGCACGATCGTCATCATCACGGGTCTGACCTACTTCCCGGCGCTCGCGCTGGGTCCGCTCGCCGAAGGGCTGGCGTCATGA
- the kdpB gene encoding potassium-transporting ATPase subunit KdpB — MTSDTRKQEDVMPTVTPTRPPHQDAPTGQKPEGGRVGTGLFDPAQLLKSFPDAVKKLDPRVMIKSPVMFVVLVGSVVTTVLAIKDPTDWFGWAITAWLWLTTIFANLAEAVAEGRGKAQADTLRKAKTDTVARRLTQDGPGEEQVPGTDLRIGDLVVCETGDVIPGDGDVIEGVASVDESAITGESAPVIRESGGDRSAVTGGTKVLSDRIVVKITTKPGETFIDRMIALVEGAARQKTPNEIALNILLASLTIVFLLAIVTLQPFAIYAGAEQSMIVLTALLVCLIPTTIGALLSAIGIAGMDRLVQRNVLAMSGRAVEAAGDVSTLLLDKTGTITLGNRQAAEFVPVKGVTEAELADAAQLSSLADETPEGRSIVVLAKEKYGLRERHQGELAHAEWIAFTAQTRMSGVDVDGRNVRKGATGSVISWVNERGGSVADDAQALTDTISQAGGTPLLVAVEDGKGARVLGVIHLKDVVKEGMRERFDELRRMGIKTVMITGDNPLTAKAIAEEAGVDDFLAEATPEDKMALIKREQAGGKLVAMTGDGTNDAPALAQADVGVAMNTGTSAAKEAGNMVDLDSNPTKLIEIVEIGKQLLITRGALTTFSIANDVAKYFAIIPAMFAVVYPGLDKLNIMGLTSPESAILSAVIFNALIIIALVPLALKGVQYKPTSADKMLRRNLGLYGVGGLIAPFIGIKLIDLLITLIPGIG; from the coding sequence ATGACCTCCGACACCAGGAAGCAAGAGGACGTCATGCCGACCGTGACTCCGACCCGCCCTCCGCACCAGGACGCGCCCACCGGCCAGAAGCCGGAAGGCGGCCGCGTCGGCACAGGGCTGTTCGACCCCGCGCAGTTGCTGAAGTCCTTCCCGGATGCGGTGAAGAAGCTCGACCCCCGCGTCATGATCAAGTCGCCGGTCATGTTCGTGGTCCTCGTCGGCTCGGTGGTCACCACCGTGCTGGCCATCAAGGACCCGACGGACTGGTTCGGCTGGGCGATCACCGCCTGGCTGTGGCTGACCACCATCTTCGCCAACCTCGCCGAGGCCGTCGCCGAGGGCCGCGGCAAGGCCCAGGCGGACACCCTCCGCAAGGCCAAGACCGACACCGTCGCCCGCCGCCTGACCCAGGACGGCCCGGGCGAGGAGCAGGTCCCCGGCACCGATCTGCGCATCGGCGACCTCGTCGTCTGCGAGACCGGTGACGTCATCCCCGGCGACGGAGACGTCATCGAAGGCGTCGCCTCCGTCGACGAGTCCGCGATCACCGGTGAGTCCGCCCCGGTGATCCGGGAGTCCGGCGGCGACCGCAGCGCGGTCACCGGCGGTACGAAGGTCCTCTCCGACCGGATCGTCGTCAAGATCACGACGAAGCCGGGCGAGACGTTCATCGACCGCATGATCGCCCTGGTGGAGGGCGCGGCGCGGCAGAAGACGCCGAACGAGATCGCGCTCAACATCCTGCTCGCATCCCTCACGATCGTCTTCCTGCTGGCGATCGTCACGCTTCAGCCGTTCGCGATCTACGCGGGCGCCGAGCAGTCCATGATCGTGCTGACGGCGCTGCTGGTCTGCCTGATCCCGACCACGATCGGCGCGCTCCTGTCGGCCATCGGCATCGCGGGCATGGACCGCCTCGTGCAGCGCAACGTCCTGGCCATGTCCGGCCGCGCCGTCGAAGCCGCCGGTGACGTCTCCACCCTCCTCCTCGACAAGACCGGCACCATCACCCTCGGCAACCGGCAGGCCGCCGAGTTCGTCCCCGTCAAGGGCGTCACCGAGGCCGAACTCGCCGACGCGGCCCAGCTCTCCTCCCTCGCCGACGAGACTCCCGAGGGCCGCTCCATCGTGGTCCTCGCGAAGGAGAAGTACGGACTGCGCGAACGCCACCAGGGCGAACTCGCCCACGCCGAATGGATCGCCTTCACCGCCCAGACCCGTATGTCCGGTGTGGACGTCGACGGCCGCAACGTCCGCAAGGGGGCGACCGGTTCGGTCATCTCCTGGGTGAACGAGCGCGGAGGCTCCGTCGCGGACGACGCGCAGGCGCTCACCGACACGATCTCGCAGGCCGGCGGCACTCCGCTGCTCGTCGCCGTCGAGGACGGGAAGGGCGCCCGGGTCCTGGGCGTCATCCACCTCAAGGACGTGGTCAAGGAGGGCATGCGCGAACGGTTCGACGAGCTGCGCCGCATGGGCATCAAGACCGTCATGATCACCGGTGACAACCCGCTCACCGCCAAGGCCATCGCCGAAGAGGCCGGTGTCGACGACTTCCTCGCCGAGGCCACCCCCGAGGACAAGATGGCCCTCATCAAGCGGGAACAGGCCGGCGGCAAGCTCGTCGCCATGACCGGCGACGGCACCAACGACGCCCCCGCCCTCGCCCAGGCCGACGTCGGCGTGGCCATGAACACCGGCACCTCGGCCGCCAAGGAAGCCGGGAACATGGTCGACCTGGACTCCAACCCCACCAAGCTCATCGAGATCGTCGAGATCGGCAAGCAGCTCCTCATCACCCGCGGCGCCCTGACCACCTTCTCCATCGCCAACGACGTCGCCAAGTACTTCGCGATCATCCCGGCCATGTTCGCCGTGGTCTACCCGGGCCTGGACAAGCTCAACATCATGGGCCTGACCTCCCCCGAGTCCGCCATCCTGTCCGCCGTCATCTTCAACGCGCTGATCATCATCGCCCTCGTCCCGCTCGCCCTCAAGGGCGTGCAGTACAAGCCGACCAGCGCCGACAAGATGCTCCGCCGCAACCTGGGCCTGTACGGCGTGGGCGGTCTGATCGCCCCGTTCATCGGCATCAAGCTCATCGACCTGCTCATCACCCTCATCCCCGGAATCGGCTGA
- a CDS encoding potassium-transporting ATPase subunit C → MNNSVGNTARLIGAGLRALLVLTIVCGVLYPLAVTGIAQALFNDKANGSEIKDQSGNVVGSSLIGQRYDLPKKDPNDADEAARPDLKWFQPRPSNGLGSNSVNTQYSLLLSGATNKAGDNPDLVKLVEDAKEAVVADNSTATHKVDPRDVPADAVTSSGSGLDPNISPEYAKLQIHRVAERHGLDTKQVEKLVADHTRGRTLGFMGEPRVNVLELNTALKALTEN, encoded by the coding sequence ATGAACAACTCCGTAGGCAACACAGCACGTCTGATCGGTGCGGGCCTGAGGGCCCTGCTCGTCCTGACGATCGTGTGCGGCGTGCTCTACCCCCTCGCCGTCACCGGGATCGCCCAGGCCCTGTTCAACGACAAGGCCAACGGCTCCGAGATCAAGGACCAGAGCGGCAACGTCGTCGGATCCTCCCTCATCGGACAGCGGTACGACCTGCCCAAGAAAGATCCGAACGACGCCGACGAGGCCGCGAGGCCCGACCTGAAGTGGTTCCAGCCGCGCCCCTCGAACGGCCTGGGCAGCAACAGCGTCAACACGCAGTACTCCCTCCTCCTCTCCGGCGCCACCAACAAGGCCGGCGACAACCCGGACCTCGTCAAGCTGGTCGAGGACGCCAAGGAGGCCGTGGTCGCCGACAATTCGACGGCGACCCACAAGGTCGATCCGCGGGACGTGCCGGCGGACGCCGTCACCTCCTCCGGCTCCGGCCTCGACCCGAACATCTCCCCCGAGTACGCCAAGCTCCAGATCCACCGGGTCGCCGAGCGGCACGGCCTCGACACCAAGCAGGTCGAAAAGCTCGTCGCCGACCACACCCGGGGCCGCACCCTCGGCTTCATGGGGGAACCCCGCGTCAACGTCCTCGAACTCAACACCGCCCTCAAGGCACTGACCGAGAACTGA